From the genome of Salarias fasciatus chromosome 22, fSalaFa1.1, whole genome shotgun sequence:
GTCGACCAACGGCCAAAAACCCGTCTGGCGAGACGCAGTCGCTCCTGAGAAAAGCAATAGGACGGAGTCATTCGGAGCCATAGCGACATTTACAGACGGCTAAACCACTTGAGCACTTTTCACAAGTATACAAGAAACACTTTTTGTCACCTTTCACTTCTGCTGTTATTtgattggggttttttttttttatctttagttttctttttttatgttttgtaaaGTAGTGAGGGGACCTCCAGCACATGATCTACTTTCACTGGGCATCTGTCTGAGTAAAAGTTTATTCTAGCTAGTGATCTGTAGTGTAGTTGCTCCCTTTGAGTTTgtatagtttgttttttttttttttcccccaaattgTAATTGGCAGCCAAATCCGaatttttccagttttgttCAAACAGTAATAAATTGCATGCAAGTTGTTTTGTTGAAATTCAGGCAAAAAGATCCACATGAAAGACACTACATTTCATCTATTTTTAGTGGTTTACAGTTGGATAAGCCAGGTGAGAGCGAGATAAGAACAGCACAAAGTCCAAAAAGCATCGCGGCATTAAGTGACGACAAAATCGTTTAGTTTTTGATTCATGTCACGTTTAatgttttcccccttttttatGGATGTAAAGTTTAATATAGACTGACTGTGACTGTGTGAGTTCTCCTTTCCATTCTTGACTGAGAGAAGCTTTGAAGTgtctcattttatttattctgtccCAACACTGCGACTCTTTCCTtgacttctccttttttttttttaatgtaaagaaCCACGGTTTGTGTCCCAGGCCACACATTGAATGTGAAAATGGTGAAGCTTTCgttaagtttgtttgtttttttttcttttcttttttcagaaattTTTGCTGCTGCTTATGTGCCTTTATTATTCTGAATATCTTAGATTGGACACGAGGTCTTTTAGGTCTTTGATTACATTTGCTTTTGCAAGATTAGAAGGAAATCTTAAGTTTACACTACTTGCAGTGTTACTGCTGTTTATAGAGCAGAGGATGAATGTCACAGAGTTGACACATGATGTgttgaactgatttttttttgtttttgtttcttgttctctgctgtttgtgaAGAGAAACTATTTTCTGAAGGTTTTTAAGACCAAAGGAAGAGAACGAAAGTATACTTTAATCTTAACATATGAAAGTTGAATCAATATTTGAAGAGtaatttttgtctttgtggGACAACAGTAGGACTCCGTGCTTACTGATTATGCAGGACTTTGCGCAAAACATTGATGTAATCGAGGCCTGGACTATTTCTCATTTCTCCCATCTTCAGCTATGTCAGGAAGTCAATGTTGAGTTCAATAAATTTTTCACCAGTACcaatgtgtttttgtcatttatatataaagaaaaacccTGAATCTGTTGTCACTCTGTGATAAACAGCAGGATATCCTAATGTGATTATTACACTACTAAATCATTCACAGTGACACCGAGCCATGTGCAGTATCTTTGACTCACTCTCCGGTGGGAAGTGGAAGTGTTGGCATGACAGGCATCTATTATCGCAAGTGCGAAGCCAAACTAAAATATTTACACCCAGATTAAATGCTCAGCGGAGGCTCACACGTTCACAGGCACGCCAACTCCGCCTTCGCGCCGATACTATAACCCGCCAGTCAGTCACGGACCTGATATGCTGATGAGCAGGAATGTAAGCAGCCCGCGGAGAACAAGATGGTCATTATGAAGCTGCAACCAGAGATTGCCATTCTTTAAATTCTGCAAACAATTCAGCGTCGAAACACCCCATTAGGCATTTCCACCTCCTCTCTTCCGCTGTGACGTCTTTCTCAGGGGTCAAATGCAGACAAGCTGGAAACTATTCATCGTTGTGACAGACAGGTATTCCAGAATTCCAGAAACTAAAGTTTTTGCACTGTAGGAGTAAACTGTAGCCCAccaaggaagaacatgcaaaccaggGACCATGTAGCTCCAGCTAACCAGTACTCCGCTCTGCAGTGTTCGTCCAGAATGCCACATTTTTTGAGTCATGTTTTGTATATAAACCAATTACTGCTGAGACGTGCATGATCCAGCCAGTTGATTAGAGAGGCCTGATGCGAACACAAAAGCCCTTGCTCTGCAAACAGCCTGGAATAGGTTTTGTGCTATCATCAGTACAAATTTGCCCTCTGTAGGACACTGTGGCCGTTTCCTGtgttgcgcgtgtgtgtgtgtgtatatgtgtgtgtgtgatttatgtCCTCAGAGTCGTGGAAATCAAACGGTGATGAGGGCAGCCTGCAGGACGGGGGCGAAGAGGGGAGGCTGATGTTTTCTGCTGATGTGTGCATCAGCCGGTGGAGATGAAGCGTATAAATTTGGAGGGGTGACGGTCAGAGCGGAGGAGATTTGTGGgacctgctgccgctgctgctgctcgccacGCTACAACCGGCAGGTGAGACGGCAGCCTCTGCCTGATGGACGTACGGTCCAATGACAAATGCATTGATGTTTGGTGTCACTGTGGATTTCATTTCCAGCTCGTTATAAAGCATCATGGAAGCAGCCATCAAAACGCTGGTCACCCAGTTCAAGATGCACGCCGGGGAAGACGGCTCCTCCTGCACCCTGAGCCAAGAGGAGTTCTGCAGCCTGGTGACCACTCAGCTCCCCAACTACGTCAAGGTATGTTCCTGAGATTGTTTGGATTCTTAGACACAGAGCGCCGACAGGCAGACATGGAGAAACTCGTTTGTTGTGCAAATGAAGGGATCACACACATTTGACAGGTCAGGGAGCTGACAAATTACCGAGGTTATTGCTTTTGCACATAGTTCCACTGGCATTTCCCTTCACAACACATCTGGCTTTGTGGCTTCCAGACTTGCATCATGAAGAAACCTGAAATTGCTGAAAGAAATGCACTAAACTGAGATGAATGCTGAAGGATGTGGCGTA
Proteins encoded in this window:
- the s100a11 gene encoding protein S100-A11, whose amino-acid sequence is MEAAIKTLVTQFKMHAGEDGSSCTLSQEEFCSLVTTQLPNYVKSSDTGAIHKLMSSQDENNDGELTFSEFWKLIGQLASEKEGGLS